Below is a window of Gopherus evgoodei ecotype Sinaloan lineage chromosome 21, rGopEvg1_v1.p, whole genome shotgun sequence DNA.
AGAAGGCAGATTTTGATGTCTGTTCCATCAGTGCAAATCGATTGAAACTGATTCTGATCACACCAGTGTTTTATCCAATTATAAATTCATTGTTCTCAGTTACCCTCCTTCTGATACTGGTATGAAACAGATCATTTCCATTGAGGTGAGAAACATACACCAATATAAAGATGGTCtaactgagaggagaatgggAATTGTTGACTTTAGTAAACTTACTCAGGATTTATAGATTTGTGACAGGAGAATCTGACCAAAATTATATTGGGCCTGAGCCATATAATATGGACAGAGTGATGGATGCATGGAGAAAAAGGTGAAAAGAcagagacagatagatagatagattatgcCAATTTGTCTTGATTTAAAGTATCAAACTAAcatgtcatttttctttttaattctcaAGATGAAATAtgctgaggaagaaaatgagaaaaaacagCTCTGTGACTGAGTTTGTCATACTGGGATTCTCTAATCACCCAGACACGAGTTTCATTTATTTTGTGTTATTTCTGTGCATTTACATCATCACAGTGCTAGGCAACATcctcatcattatcatcatcaatgTTGATCCGtcccttcacacccccatgtatttcttcctcaggaACTTGTCCTTCCTGGATATCTGCTACACCTCAGTCATCCTGCCCAAGGTATTGTCCAACCTCCTGTCAGAGAATAAAGCCATCTCCCTTGCTGGTTGTGCAGTACAGATGTATTTCTTTCTATTCTTTGGTGTTACTGAATGCTGCCTCCTTGCATCTATGGCGTATGACCGCTACAGTGCTATATGCAAACCACTGCAATACATGACCATCATGAATAAGAGGGTTTGCATCCAGCTGACAGGTGGCTCGTGTATCTGTGGCACCCTGGTGGCTGTGGGACACACAACCTTCGTCTTCACACTTCCCTTCTGTGGGTACAATGTGAtcaaccacttcttctgtgaGATCCAGCCAGTGCTGAAGCTGGTGTGCGGGAACACCTACTGGATTGAGATCCAGATCTCTGTGGGTGCTGCCTTTGTCCTCATGATGCCTTTCATGCTGACCCTGGTGTCCTACATCTGTATCATCTCCACCACCCTTAAAATTAAGTCCGCCGAAGGCAAGCGcagagccttctccacctgctcctcacacctcattgtggtgacgtTGTTCTACGGGACGGCCCTTATCGTGTATGTGCGTCCCAAGTCCAGCTTCTCTCCAGATGTGAACAAGTTACTCTCTCTGTTCTACTCAGTGGTGACTCCAATCTTGAACCCCATTATCTACAGCCTcaggaacaaggaggtgaaagATGCCTTGAGGAAAACAGGGATGAAGGTATTTCATCCacaaaaatagatatttttttcTCCAGCTAGATTATTCCCTGGGGAATATCCCAGCTCTCAAGGGAATCTATATTGCTAAAGAGACCAAGAGATAGTTCAGCATTACAAATAAATTTATCTAATCAAATGTACTGCTGATCAACTTTTTCTGAAATTTGtattaaatgacattttttctttacaaatttgAATTTGAACAAAATAAATGAGGATTTTATTCTATTCCCTAACAGAATAAAAATCTGGCCTAAAAATATGTGCATCTTCTAGGAAAGAAAAGAATATGAAAGTACATTGCTTCCTCTTCCCATAGTTTGATGATTTCCAATTCAAATATTTCTGCCTTTTATATAAAAATCTCTCATATTTCAAGTAGAATTGATTGAAATTTTCTAAGTTTCCCAAATATTTCTCTTCTCAAATGCTAAAGACAAAAACATGCATTGGATAGAATAGCTTGAAAAtgttttgctattattttttcaCCCTCAGTAGAGGTAAGTAAATTTTTTAGAACtttgtaattaattttaaaaaatactttccaAGAAATTTCAGATATCTAAAAAACCATGTTATTAATCATTCTCTCCAAATTTTCAATACATTCTAATTCAGAAACATTTCAGTTCTAGACTAGAATGCCATTTATAATAGGATCATACATGGGATATCTGAAGTCTAAGAGGAAATCTGCATTGCTGGTTATAGCATATTTGTTGTTCTTTCATCCTGGAACATGGAAAACCATTAaccacagcatttttttttcaccacgAACTCACTGTTCATCAAGGGTACATCCAGCATGAAGAATCTGTCTCTTTCTCACAACACCTAATTTTTAGGTCTACAGAAAATCATTGGAATTCACAAAGCATGGGTTTGGGGTTCAAGTTCGCTACACAATGAGGGGAGGGAGATAAGCACAAGTGAATGGGATCCGCAAAAGCCAGGAGGTTGGGTGGGGAGCTGACTAAACTAGCTACAGGAACTCTTCATTTAAAGTCggcctggttaatgttgtttcaatgttaagttgctgatcaattagggaacatgctcgtttataGCTGTGCAATGCTTCCTCCTAaaattgtttggcagctgcctcttTTGTCCACTGATTGCAGGAAGCGCAGTcctttgcagctagctggtgggtggttggaaccagggtggaccagaagctcccctatcagctccccctatcagctctccacttccctaagttccctgtgcacagggccagtgcaaggatgtttcacgccctaggcaaaatttccaccttgtgcccttccctgtccccgagcccccaccctgaggccccaacccctgcagcagctccccccctccgccctgaggcatcctcctgccccagttcacgcctgccccgcctcctcccggagcatgccgtggctgcttgacttctccctcctcccaggcttgcggcgccaatcagcttaggcgccgcaagcctgggaggcgggagaagtcaAGCAGACATAGCGTgatcggggaggaggtggggcaggggtgagctggggcagggagttcccctgcgtgcccccactcccacttgctgcaggcagccctccctgcgctcccctgccccagctcccaccacctaaatgctggcggcaactGGCGtggctgaagatccagctgccgtggtcgctgccgaagaaaatgcagccccccaaatcctagtgccctaggcgactgcctagatcacctaaatggttgcaccggccctgcctgtgcagcagctgtccctcctcccactgccatgtgctgctcctaccctctgccgtggagctgctcccagagactcctgcttgctgtatgtggggagggaggaaaaggggggctaatgtcagggtgtcttcccttcccccctgctcctgcaccccacttaccccatcttccatagagcagggggacacACCACGGAGGGAGGGAGTGTCTAGGCAGTAGCTAGTGTCTCAGGTTCCAGCAAACTGGTTTCATTAACAAGGCTGTATACTTAAGCCTGAGGTCatctacttaaaggggaaatacaattttttttctctcagacacagggtgtgtgtctctgtctgccctcccacCTTTCCTACTGCATTCTAGAGTGTTGTGAGAGCTAATCCTTTAGGTCTCAGTCAATTGCTgtcaatatgatgggggctaattcaatatgatgggggctaatttagctacaagaagtcaggaaaaagatcttgaagtcattgtggacagttctctgaagatgtccatgcagtgtgcagaggcagtcaaaaaaaaaaaaaagcaaacaggatgttaggaattattaaaaaggggatagagaataatacTAAGAGTATATTATTGCCCttgcataaatccatggtacgtccacatcttgaatactgcatacagatgcgGTCTCctgatctcaaaaaagatatactggcactggaaaaggttcagaaaagggcaactaaaatgattaggggtttggagagggtcccatttgaggagagattaaagacagtaggattcttcagcttggaaaagaggagactaaggggtgatatgatagaggtatataaaatcatgagtgatgtggagaaagtggataaggaaaagttatttacttattctcataatacaagaactaggggccaccaaatgaaattaataggcagcagatttaaaacaaataaaaggaagttcttcttcacgcagcgcacaatCAACTTATGGaaatccttacctgaggaggttgtgaaggctagggacTATAAcaccatttaaaagagaactggacaaattcatggtggttaagtctataaacggctattagccaggatgggtaaggaaatgtgtccctagcctctgtttgtcagaggatggagatggatggcagaagagagatcacttgatcattgcctgttaggttcactccctctggggaacctggcattggccactgtcggtagacaggctagatggacctttggtctaatctagtacggccattcttatgttctccaaGTCAACcaggcttcacaatcatcatcactgggtaccagtattaaattgtttgtttaaaacttatactgcatgtatgtgtgtgagtgtgtgtcttctgtctggtgaaaaaaatttccctggaacctaacccccctatttacattaattcttatggggaaattggatttgcttaacatcattttggttaaagttgcatttttcaggaacttaactacaatgttaagtgaggactTCCTGTACTAAACTAGCAGATGCTGAGCTGAGGcgtgtgtgctaagccctgcccctcaacAGGAGCCTGTACCTAGGTCCGGGCTGAAGTGAAAtgcctatctctgcttgtgaTGTACAGTGATTTCTTGCAAGAAACAAGGAGGAGGAGTTAGATGCAGTAGCAGTTGCCCCATAACTTTTAGCTTAGAGGCTAGGGTACTAAACTCGGAGCTGGGAGACCCCCACACACAGTTCATTTCCCCATGTGTGTGAAGAAAAGGGATTTGTAGAGGAGGTTTCCACCTTCCAgatgagtgccttaaccactgagCTCTGGGATATTCTGTTGTGGGGTTCCCTCAACCTCACCTGTTCAATGGAGTTCTAATTTACAGAAATAATTAAACAGTCATCAGAGGTGGACAGCTAGGTCTGGGATTTGACACTTTCCAGGGGAGAAGCCCAAGCACCACTCTAGGTAGAGTTTCTCATACACTATCTGACCCAATGAATATACAAATATTTATCAAAAAAGGACTGAGAGGTCGGAAATGACTGCTCAAATTATTTGCCCTGGTCAAGGGGAAGGGGAATTGAACAAGGGCTGTCCCATACCCCAGGTGGGTATCCTAGATGTAGGCACCCTCTACTAGTGAGGACTCTGAAGTGACTTGGGATTGTTCCAGTTGGGAAGATCCTGAATGCGGTAATCCAGTCTTGGAGACTACAAGTCCTATTATGTTTTAGGGAAGGGAGAGAAACTTCTACTTCCAGGGGATGCAGGGAGAGTATGTGGTGGGCTCCATCTTGATGGGGATGCTAGATcctggtttggggtggggggatgagatTTCTTTGGTGGAGCTCCTTCCCATTCAGGAGCTGCTGCTAGAAAGCCAGAGGCTGCTATTGAGACTCTGCTGGGACTTTGACCTATCAGAGAACCATGGGAGCTATTGCTGGGCTTCATTGGAGCCAGAGAAGACTGTTGCTGTGCCAAGAATTGACTGAGGTTGCCCTGCCATGAAGGCAGCTCTGCTGTTTGGGAAAGTGCTTGCAAGGGAAGAGGACTGTAAAGAAGCAAAGTGACTGTAAAGCATTTCCCAAGTTTGAGACGAAATTAAGAG
It encodes the following:
- the LOC115638379 gene encoding olfactory receptor 10C1-like, whose product is MRKNSSVTEFVILGFSNHPDTSFIYFVLFLCIYIITVLGNILIIIIINVDPSLHTPMYFFLRNLSFLDICYTSVILPKVLSNLLSENKAISLAGCAVQMYFFLFFGVTECCLLASMAYDRYSAICKPLQYMTIMNKRVCIQLTGGSCICGTLVAVGHTTFVFTLPFCGYNVINHFFCEIQPVLKLVCGNTYWIEIQISVGAAFVLMMPFMLTLVSYICIISTTLKIKSAEGKRRAFSTCSSHLIVVTLFYGTALIVYVRPKSSFSPDVNKLLSLFYSVVTPILNPIIYSLRNKEVKDALRKTGMKVFHPQK